In a single window of the Rattus norvegicus strain BN/NHsdMcwi chromosome 6, GRCr8, whole genome shotgun sequence genome:
- the LOC134479441 gene encoding M-phase phosphoprotein 6-like, with amino-acid sequence MTSEQKTKLSTNLLRMKFMQRGLDSENQKQLEEEEWKTIRDEHWYLDLPELKEKESFIIEEQSFSLCEDLFYGRMPFRGFNPEVEKFMLQMNSRNRVAAAEEEETVEADVSEEEMARRYENLEGTIGKMFAKNRD; translated from the coding sequence ATGACGTCGGAGCAGAAGACGAAGTTATCCACAAACCTGCTGCGCATGAAGTTCATGCAGAGGGGCCTGGACTCGGAAAACCAGAAACAGCTAGAAGAGGAGGAATGGAAGACGATCAGGGATGAGCACTGGTACCTGGATTTGCCGGAGTTGAAGGAGAAGGAGAGCTTCATCATAGAAGAGCAGAGCTTCTCCCTGTGTGAAGACCTTTTCTATGGAAGGATGCCTTTCAGAGGCTTTAATCCTGAAGTTGAGAAGTTCATGCTTCAGATGAATTCCAGGAACAGAGTGGCGgcggcagaagaggaggagactgtagAGGCTGACGTGTCGGAGGAAGAAATGGCAAGAAGATATGAGAATTTGGAGGGAACAATTGGGAAAATGTTTGCCAAGAATAGGGACTGA
- the LOC134479429 gene encoding dnaJ homolog subfamily C member 17-like — protein sequence MAVIKELVQMDLYVLQGVEEKATDKEVKKAYRQKALSCHPDKNLDNPRAAELFHQLSQALEVLTDAAARAAYDKERKARKQAAERTQRLDENRKKLKLDLEAREWEAQAQGTEEEEESRNTTTLQQEMAQLREEGSRQLEEQQWLIQEQIRQDREQRLRGRTENREGKRNPKLKLKWMCKKEDESQGGYSRDVLLRLLHKYGEVLNLVVSGRKPGNVIVEIATVRAAELAVRNEVGLADNHLKVSWLEGQPQGTVDPSPPGLSKGSVLSEREYKSLVMMGMRQATE from the coding sequence TCGAAGAGAAGGCGACAGACAAAGAGGTGAAGAAGGCCTACAGACAAAAAGCACTCTCTTGCCACCCAGATAAAAATCTAGATAACCCCAGAGCAGCTGAACTCTTCCACCAGCTGTCCCAGGCCTTGGAGGTACTGACTGATgctgcagccagggctgcatatgACAAGGAGAGGAAAGCCAGGAAGCAGGCTGCAGAGAGGACCCAGAGACTTGACGAgaacaggaagaaactgaagctcgacctggaggccagggagtgggaggcccaggcccagggtactgaggaagaggaggagagcaggaACACCACCACACTACAGCAGGAGATGGCTCAATTACGAGAAGAGGGTTCCCGACagttggaagagcagcagtggctGATCCAGGAGCAGATCCGCCAGGACCGAgaacagaggctgagaggaagaacagaaaatagagagGGCAAAAGAAACCCCAAACTAAAGCTTAAGTGGATGTGCAAGAAGGAGGATGAGTCCCAAGGGGGCTACTCCAGAGATGTCCTCCTGAGGCTTTTACATAAGTATGGGGAGGTTCTCAACTTGGTAGTTTCCGGAAGGAAGCCAGGCAATGTCATAGTGGAGATTGCAACTGTCAGAGCTGCGGAGTTGGCCGTCAGAAATGAAGTGGGcctggctgacaaccatctgaaGGTTTCCTGGTTGGAGGGACAGCCCCAGGGCACGGTGGACCCCAGTCCCCCAGGACTGTCGAAGGGCTCAGTGTTGTCAGAAAGGGAATATAAGAGTCTGGTCATGATGGGCATGCGTCAGGCCACTGAGTGA